From the genome of Carcharodon carcharias isolate sCarCar2 chromosome 34, sCarCar2.pri, whole genome shotgun sequence, one region includes:
- the LOC121272516 gene encoding fukutin-related protein — protein sequence MRVSFCQMLLTGAIMVNLVVLYYVSRTQQQMLKHKDPGKAASRRSAISRVIGVTVLIREFEDFENWVVGVVQSFWKERPDQPIVVVADKLPYPPLGLPDKQNIQVVLLNASPDQPYYITRPEFYINTEYTLLVPDGVQLDSTQQLDRLLREFEANKGKVRMVAAPIQAAEKFQCLNLRVSLKEWSAVYSLSPAQVCDAIDGDAVVLLRTEDLFNLSQPMVRPLMMSLFVQSSLRGWKVKMTESVMFSSYHRSLFMSAHNRWKADINEKARLAQLFKDFGLKHVVQANGKEQWYGCNKDTPRCFGTVHDDTPEYLYQNRWTPPCCLKALRETTKYVINILESSGVRYWLEGGTLLGAVRHQDIIPWDYDVDLGIYLDDVENCEFLRSLDSGSVVDENGYVWEKAVEGDFYRVQYSESNHLHVDLWPFYAREGIMTKNTWMDHKQDVEFPEHFLKPLVPMQFAGITALAPNNHRRFLELKFGEGVIENPEYPNPAKKKLEKMD from the coding sequence ATGCGGGTTAGTTTTTGCCAGATGCTGCTGACCGGGGCAATAATGGTGAATCTAGTTGTACTTTACTACGTCTCCAGAACTCAACAACAAATGCTGAAGCACAAAGACCCAGGGAAGGCTGCCTCCAGGAGGTCGGCGATTTCAAGGGTCATTGGGGTCACTGTGCTGATACGAGAGTTCGAAGACTTTGAGAATTGGGTGGTAGGTGTAGTGCAATCCTTCTGGAAGGAAAGGCCTGACCAGCCCATTGTGGTGGTGGCTGACAAACTGCCATACCCGCCGTTGGGTCTACCCGACAAGCAGAACATACAGGTGGTGCTGTTGAATGCATCTCCCGATCAGCCATACTACATCACCAGACCCGAGTTCTACATCAACACCGAATACACCCTTCTGGTGCCTGATGGGGTGCAGTTGGACTCAACTCAGCAGCTTGATCGTCTTCTTCGAGAATTTGAGGCCAACAAAGGAAAGGTTCGAATGGTGGCAGCTCCTATTCAGGCTGCGGAAAAATTTCAGTGTCTAAACTTGCGGGTTAGTCTTAAGGAGTGGAGCGCAGTCTACAGCCTTTCTCCAGCCCAGGTTTGTGATGCCATTGATGGAGATGCTGTGGTTCTTCTTCGAACCGAAGATTTGTTCAACCTCTCTCAGCCCATGGTAAGGCCACTCATGATGTCCCTCTTTGTTCAGTCTTCATTGCGTGGCTGGAAAGTGAagatgacagagagtgtgatgttCTCCTCGTACCACCGCTCTTTGTTCATGTCGGCCCATAACCGCTGGAAAGCTGACATCAACGAAAAAGCGAGGTTGGCCCAACTCTTCAAAGACTTCGGCTTGAAGCATGTGGTGCAGGCCAATGGAAAGGAGCAGTGGTATGGGTGCAACAAAGACACTCCTCGCTGCTTTGGCACGGTGCATGATGACACGCCAGAGTACCTGTATCAGAACAGGTGGACTCCGCCTTGTTGCCTCAAAGCCTTACGTGAGACCACCAAGTATGTCATAAACATCTTGGAGTCCTCAGGTGTCCGCTACTGGCTAGAGGGTGGAACGCTTCTTGGAGCAGTCCGTCATCAGGACATCATCCCATGGGACTATGATGTGGATCTTGGAATTTATCTGGATGATGTGGAGAACTGCGAGTTCCTGAGGAGCCTGGACTCTGGTTCAGTTGTTGATGAAAATGGCTACGTGTGGGAAAAGGCTGTGGAAGGAGACTTCTACCGAGTGCAGTACAGCGAAAGCAACCACTTGCACGTTGACTTGTGGCCATTCTATGCCAGAGAAGGAATCATGACCAAAAACACTTGGATGGATCACAAGCAGGACGTGGAGTTCCCAGAGCACTTTCTGAAGCCATTGGTCCCCATGCAGTTTGCTGGGATAACTGCTCTTGCACCCAACAATCACAGGCGCTTCTTGGAATTGAAATTTGGAGAGGGAGTTATCGAAAACCCTGAGTACCCAAACCCTGCCAAGAAAAAATTGGAGAAGATGGACTAA